The Mauremys mutica isolate MM-2020 ecotype Southern chromosome 1, ASM2049712v1, whole genome shotgun sequence genome has a segment encoding these proteins:
- the DLEU7 gene encoding leukemia-associated protein 7 gives MARSVPLFVSLNHQLVALQTLQLLHHQQQGEDARACHPHYKLDQASPPLSTGMYGPALHEMGLGLDAARSSRAQEQEEGRRAASKTSEEEEECGSQALSNPGEPRPKDSRQLGPARPGTLTQIAVHSMLSRIVDSTSQLVSVEQTLLLPLFQEHPFPIHLKDSVEFRNICSHMALQLEGQRFDRDLHAAHQCLRLIVEKLIDSLTVFPSDLYAIARASLRQILQNLPEM, from the exons ATGGCCAGATCAGTACCTTTATTTGTCTCTCTCAACCACCAGCTGGTTGCTCTCCAAACTCTGCAGCTCTTGCACCACCAGCAGCAAGGTGAGGATGCCAGAGCCTGCCATCCCCACTACAAATTGGATCAGGCCTCTCCACCGCTCAGCACAGGTATGTATGGCCCGGCTCTGCATGAAATGGGACTGGGCCTGGATGCAGCCAGGTCTAGTCGGGCTCAGGAGCAGGAGGAAGGCAGAAGAGCAGCAAGCAAAACctctgaggaggaagaggaatgtGGATCCCAGGCTCTTTCCAACCCAGGTGAGCCCAGGCCAAAGGATTCAAGACAGCTGGGCCCAGCCAGGCCCGGAACACTTACCCAGATTGCTGTGCACAGCATGCTGTCCCGAATAGTAGATTCAACATCCCAGCTTGTCAGTGTGGAACAGACTCTCCTGCTCCCTCTGTTTCAGGAACATCCTTTTCCTATTCACCTAAAA GATAGCGTTGAATTTAGAAACATCTGCAGTCATATGGCTTTACAGCTGGAGGGGCAGCGATTTGACAGAGACTTACATGCAGCACACCAGTGTTTGAGGCTCATCGTTGAGAAACTGATTGATTCACTTACAGTTTTCCCTTCAGATTTGTATGCCATAGCCCGAGCTTCACTGAGACAAATCCTACAAAACCTCCCAGAGATGTGA